AGCTGCATTGTTATTGATAACCAGTACTTCATCAACAACACCCGTTGCATAAAAATCTTCTATACATTGATATATAGAATCTTTTTCGTTGTATGTTGGCAGGATTACTGAAATTTTTTTATCGTTATACATTTTGAATTTCTGTTTTATTCAAACTATTTATATCAGACTGTATAGCTATTATTTTCAGATTATAAAATATAAATCACGGTATTGCATTATTTTTCTTAATTTCATTGTTTTATGACGTTTTTAAAAATATAATTTTTATAGGTTCGGAATATAAAAATTTATTTTTGGGGAAGTAATTCAACCGGTATATTATGGATATTGCGGCTTTTTTAAAAAATTTCAGTTGGGAAGAGTTTAATAAAAAAATCCCGATCAATGACCTGGCGGTAGCAATACTTGTCGTAATGGTACTTGTTATCATGGTCATACCACTGCCAGTTTTTTTGCTGGACGTTTTATTGGTTTTAAATATCTCTATCGGAATAGTGGTTTTACTGGTTGCGATATTTCTGAATAAACCGCTGGATTTCGCGGCTTTTCCTTCAATATTATTAGTTACCACTTTGTTCCGTCTTTCCCTGAACGTGGCGTCAACCAGATTAATCCTCAGCCTGGGAGCTGATTTCCATGGACAGGTAATTCTTGCCTTTGCCAACTTTGTAACCCACGGTAATTTTGTTGTGGGCGCTGTAGCCTTTGCCATAATTACAATTGTACAATTTATGGTTATTACCAAAGGTTCGGAAAGGGTAGCTGAAGTAGCAGCTCGTTTTACATTGGATGCCATGCCCGGCAAGCAGATGTCGATAGACGCTGATTTGAACTCCGGTTTGATCGACGCCACTGAAGCCAAAGCCAAACGGCAGGAAATTCAAAAAGAAGCAACATTTTTCGGTTCAATGGACGGTGCTAATAAATTTGTACGCGGAGACAGTATCGCCGGTATTATCATAGTTATTGTTAATATTATCGGAGGTATTATTATCGGTCGTTTTCAGCAGGGACTGGAAATTGGCGAATCCCTGGAAACTTTTGCCAGACTTACAATTGGTGACGGTCTGGTAGCCCAGATACCGGCACTTTTAATGTCTATATCAACCGGTTTGGTTATTACCAAATCTGCTTCGGGAGAAAGTCTTGGTACAGATATCACTCAGCAGATACTGAAAAAGCCTACGGTCTTTACTTTTACCGGAGGTATCCTGCTCATGTTTGCTTTGGTTCCCGGTTTACCTACAGTTCCTTTTATGATTCTTGCTGTGGCGGCGATGCTAGCCGGTTATTCTTTAACCAAGGCGGCTTCGGTAAAAGAAGAAACTGTTTCTGCTCAGGAGGAGCAGGCTGCCAAAGAAGCTATGAAAAAACCTGAAAACCTTCTTGGTACGCTGGCATTGGACCCAATAGCACTGAAAACAGGAAGGAATCTTGTCCCGCTTATTGACCCATCGCAGAACGGGCCTTTGCTGGAAAGGATTACTTTAGTCAGATATCAGATAGGGCAGGATCTGGGATTTGTTATACCTGGTGTGCGTGTTATGGACGATCTTAGTCTGCCACCGAATCAATATAGAATAGATATAAGAGGAACAAAAGTAGGCTTGGGCGAAGGTTATACCAATGCGTATTATGTAAAAACAACCCTGGCTACCTTGCGCGAAAAGGGACTGGATGGAGAGGAAGTTACTGACCCTGTTGATGGTAGCAGGGCTTGCTGGGTTAACGCTGAATTTGGTGACAGGCTACAACAGTTAGGGTTGCCTGTTAAAACAATTGTTGATTATATTTCAGAACATTTTTCAGAAGTAATCAAGCGCTACGCGGATGAAATTATGACCAGGCAAAATGTTCAGGCACTGCTGGAGCTGGTTAAAAATTCCAACGCGGCTATTGTCAGGGAACTGGTGCCGGATATGCTTTCTCTGGGGCAGGTGCATAAAGTGCTGCAGAACCTGGTCAGGGAAAGGATCAGTATCAGAGATTTGTCTACGATACTGGAACGGTTGGCTGATTATGCTCATGTCTCCAGAGACACCAACTTGCTGGCAGAATATGTCCGGCAGTCTCTTTCACGGCAAATTTGCGGTCAATATGCCGATGCTGAAGATACAATTACCGTTGTTACCTTTGATCCACGGCTGGAAGAAACTATGATCAGTGCTATTCATCAAAGCGAGTACGGTTCGTTTTTAGCGCTTGAACCTAACACCGGGGAACGGGTACTTATCCAGCTCAAAGAACCTCTGAGAAATTTTAACAAACTGCAAAAGTCTCCTATAATTTTATGTTCTCCTCGTTTAAGACCACATCTGAAAAGATTCATAGAACGTAATTATCCAATGTTCGCGGTGCTTTCCTATAACGAAATAGTACCGCAGATCAAGGTTCAATCCATTGGTGTAATCAATGAATAAAAATAAATATAAAATCGATGAAACTTATTTAAAAATTTGACGATATAATACTGTAATAAATATAATGGTTGTAGAAAGGTAAGGGTGTGAGCATGGTGAACATGATAAACGGAGCAGAAGCGGATAAGCAAGAAAACATCCCATTAGCTGTATTATTTTCAGATGGTAGCTTTGTTGATGAAAGCCTTTACAAAAATCGTGATGAAAAGATCAACGCCTTTGTAACCTTATGCAAAAAAACAAAAGGATATAATTTAACTTCCTTTGAATTAATACAAAAGGTTGTAGAAAATGCTGTCGCTATTGAATTCGGCGATAAAGCTACAGAAAACAAGGAAATGGTTAAAACGATCAGTGACGCACTAAGCTCTGATCTGGTTCTGAAATCCGAAGTACTGGACTTTGCAAAAAGGCATTTTCAGGAATTAAAAATCGATTCAACTCTTATTAATTAAACTTTTTTCTGTTATTATATTTAGCAAATGAATAATGACAGGGAATCTTTTTCTCGTAAGGAGCTCAGCGGCTGGGGGGACTCAAATGTAAAGATCAATCAGCAGCTGTCATCCGAAGAACTCTCCAATATTATAAATCCAAATATTGAGGAAACTTATAAAGGTGAGCTATTGGGAATTATTGATGTAGTATTACTTGGTTTGCATCTGGAAACATATGAAACCGTGTTACGCAAATATAAAGCGGAAGTAGAAGAAACCATTGAGGTTAAGGAATCTTTGCGCAATATTTTACTGAAAAGATCTTTAAAAAAATTATCCTCTATTCTTAATTGATCATGAACAAGTTAAACCAGGAATTAACCAATAAAATCACACATGATCTGATCGACTATCTTGTTCATCATTACTCCGACGCAATATTCGGAGCCTTTAAATATAAAATTGACTCGCTAGTAAAAAATTATGCCAGAAAACTCCCGGGTTTTATCAAAGACAGTGAATATGATGATTTGCATAATATCGCCTGTATGGAATTTATTCAAACAATCCGTGCCTGGGACCCCACCAATAATCCGGTAGTTTGGCCTTTTGCCTATTCCAGGATAAACGGTGCCATGCGCGATCACATCAGATATCTTACCAAAGCCGACCCGAGCCGCCTTTATAACTGGATCACGGACGCTGCCTATATGTATCTGGCAATAAATAAAAACAAGGAAGAATTTTCCCACAAGGTTGAGGATGGAGTTACATTGTCGGAAGCCATGAAACAATTGACATCTATTGAGCAAAGAGTTGTTACTTTAAAAAGTGTAAATGATCTGACGCTGGTAGATATCGGCAAAAAAATAAATCTTTCCGAGTCCCAGGTGTCCAGAATATACAGAGGCGCCATAGAAAAATTGAAAAAGATACTGTCTTAACCAGAATTTAATTGGCAGCAGCAAACAAACTGGGTATAATAAATAAATTATGAAAGGTATAGTCTTAGCCGGCGGCACGGGATCCAGACTTTTTCCTTTAACCAAGGTAACCAATAAACATTTGTTGCCTATTGGTCATGAACCCATGATTTATTATCCCATAAAAAAAATTTTAGAGGCAGGAATTAGTGAAATCCTTATAGTTACCGGCGTTGAACATATGGGGGCAGTGGTGAATCTGTTAGGATCAGGTAAAGATTTTAATTGTCGTTTCACTTATAAAGTCCAGGATGAAGCCGGCGGAATAGCCCAGGCACTCGGACTTGCCGAAAATTTTGCGGGTGATGATAACGTGTTAGTAATATTGGGAGACAATATTTTTAGCGGAAATTTGAAACAGGCTGCAGCTGATTTTAAAAATGGAGCAACTATTTTTTTACAGCAGGTAGAAGACCCTCAGCGTTTCGGGGTTGCTATAATTGAAAATAATAATGTCGTGAAAATCGAGGAAAAACCTAAAAATCCCAAAAGTAACTATGCTGTAACCGGTTTATATATATATGACAAACAGGTTTTTGAATATATTAAAAACCTCAAACGTTCGCAGCGTGGAGAGCTGGAAATAACCGATGTTAATAATGCTTACTTAATAGCAGGTAATCTGCATTATCAGATTTTGGACGGTTTCTGGACAGACGCCGGAACATTTGAGTCGCTTTACCATGCTAATGCTCTGGTCCATAAACAAAATTCATGAATGAAAAACCAAATGTTTTGATGGTTACCGGCGGTGCCGGCTTCATCGGTTCCAATTTTGTCCGGCAATATATTAAAAAATACCCTTCTGACATTTTGATCAATTTTGATGTATTAACCTATGCTGGCAATCTGGAAAACTTGAAAGAAATAGAAAATTCGGAAAACTATCATTTTATCAGAGCAGACATTTCTGACAGGAATTTACTGGACAGGATATTCAACGGAATGATACCGGATATACCTGCGCCAAACCAAATTGTTCATTTTGCTGCTGAATCTCATGTGGACCGCAGCATACAGGACTGTACCCCTTTTATTCAGACAAACATAGTCGGTACCCAGGTGCTTCTGGACATAATCAGAAAGCATTGGACGGGCAGAGATGAAAATTGCCGTTTTATCCATGTTTCAACAGATGAAGTATATGGCAGCCTGGGTAAAGAAGGGTTTTTTACCGAGCAAAGCCAAATTAAGCCCAATTCCCCTTATTCAGCATCAAAAGCCTCCAGCGACCTGCTGGTCAGATCATATTTCAAGACTTATGGGCTTCCTTTAATTATCACTCGTTGTTCCAATAATTACGGACCCTATCAATTTCCCGAGAAACTTATACCTTTGATAATTAATAATATTCTGCAAAAAAAAGAACTGCCTGTATATGGAAAAGGTGAAAATATCAGAGACTGGCTGTTTGTGCTTGATCACTGCGAAGCCATAGATGTAGTTTTAAAAAAAGGAAAAGTGGGTCAGGTATATAACATCGGAGGGCATAACGAATGGAAGAATATTGATATTGTTAATTATATATGTGAACTCCTGAATAAAAAGTTAAACCGTGATTTTGATAACACCACATTAATAAAGTTTGTTACGGACAGGCCGGGGCATGATTTACGTTATGCCATTGATGCTACTAAAATTGAAGAGGAATGCGGCTGGGTGCCCAAACATCGGTTCGAAGACGGTATCGAGGAGACGGTCGACTGGTATCTGGAGCATCCGGATTGGTTGAAAAAAGTTACTTCAGGAGTTTATAAGGAATATTATGAAAAACACTATATTGCCGACCGTAATATTCGGCGGTAGTTTTGATCCGGTCCATAGCGGGCATTTGTTTATCGCTCAAAAATGTCTGGAATTTGCCGATACAATTACTTTTGTTCCCTGCTGGCAGAATCCGTTTGTAGAAAATAAACCTCAGGCCTCTGCCGAAGAGCGTATGGAAATGCTGCGTCTTGCTACAAAACATGAACCCAGATTTATACTTTCAGATATTGAATATCAACGTGACGGCAAATCTTATACAATTAATACTATTGAATATTTTTATGACAAGTATAAGCAAAAACCGGGATTACTTCTTGGAGCCGATTCATTTTTAACCTTTGAAAACTGGAAGGATCCAAAAAAGATTTTAAAGCTGGCTCAAGTATTTGTCTACAGCAGGCCCGGTATCAGTAACGAAAGTATCGAAAGTCTGCTGCAAAATAAATTATATAAGAATGCCAATGTTAACTATATTAAAGAACAAACCTACAATATATCTTCCACGCAAATAAAAATATATTGTTTTTTAAAGGAAGATATACATGAGTTTGTCCCAAAGCCTGTAGCAGAATACATTCAGGCCAACAAGCTTTATCAGATGCAGGAAGATTTAAGCGTTATTCAGCGCGACTAGCTTGAAGCTGGTCGTTGTAATTTCTGCGAATTTCTTGTAACATAATGTTCTGGATAAAAATGTAATTTTTGCTGGATACAATGTTGATTTTTTAAGGAGATTGTGATGAAAGACATTAAGGTCACCCCCGAGATAGTAAAAGAACATGGGCTTACCCCAGAAGAGTATGAGCGAATAAAAAAATTGATCGGCAAAGAGCCGAATATTACCGAACTGGGAATGTTTTCCGTACTTTGGTCTGAACATTGTAGTTATAAAAATTCCAAACCGCTTTTAAAAATGTTTCCGACCAAAGGACCATTTGTTTTGCAAGGTCCGGGAGAGAATGCCGGGATTATTGACATCGGTGATGGCGTGGCTGTGAGTTTTAAAATCGAATCACATAATCATCCCAGTGCCATTGAGCCTTATCAGGGTGCGGCAACAGGCTCAGGAGGTATAATACGCGATATTTTTGCCATGGGCGCAAGGCCTATAGCTTGTCTTGATTCCTTGAGATTTGGTGATATTACTAGAGACCAGCAGAGCAGACATCTTTTTGAATATGTTGTAAAAGGCATAGGTGACTATGGAAATTGTGTTGGCATTCCTACTATAGCCGGGGAAGTCTATTTCGAGGATTCTTATGAGGATAATTGTCTGGTTAATGCCATGTGTGTGGGAATAGTACAATCCGGTGATAAAGAGATTAGTCCGCTTTATGGCCCGATTATCAAAGGTGTGGCCAAAGGTACCGGTAATCCCATTTTTTATGTAGGGGCATCTACCGGGCGCGACGGCATACATGGCGCAACCTTTGCTTCAGTGGAACTTACCGAAGAAAGTACTGAGAGGAAGTCTTCAGTGCAGGTGGGTGATCCCTTTCAGGAAAAATTGTTGATTGAGGCTTGTCTGGAACTTTTAAAAACCGGATGTGTTGTGGGTTTGGGCGATATGGGAGCAGCCGGACTAACCAGTTCCCTAAGCGAAATGGCAACCAGAGGTGGTCATGGAGTGGAAATTGACGTAGCTCTTGTACCGCAAAGGGAAAAAAACATGACACCATATGAAATCATGTTATCCGAAAGTCAGGAAAGAATGGTTGTAGTAGTTGAAAAAGGCAAGGAAAAAATCGCTCAGGATATCTTTAAAAAATGGGATTTATATGCAGTGGAAATGGGCCATGTAACAGATGATAACAAATTTAGAGTTTTGAATAATAATGAAATAGCCGCGGAAATACCATCCACTGCTTTAACTGACGATGCACCGCTGTACCAGAGGGAAAGCAAGGAGCCGGAATATTTAAAACAAACCAGAGCTTTTGACATAAACAAAGTACCTGATATCCATCCTGAAAGAGCCCGGGAAGTACTTTTACAGCTTATGGGAACTCCCAATATAGCCTCAAAAAAGTGGGTTTATGAGCAATATGATTATATGGTGCAGACCAACACTGAAGTGTTGCCAGGATATGCAGACGCGGCTGTTCTAAATATAAAAGACATCAATAAAAAATTGGCTGTGAAAACAGACGGTAATGGACGTTACTGCTACCTTGATCCTTTTGAGGGTGGCAAGATTGCAGTTGCAGAATCGGCCCGTAACGTGGTTTGTACTGGCGCTGTACCGGCCGCACTCACCAATTGTCTGAATTTTGGTAATCCCGAAAAACCGGAATCGTTCTGGCAATTGAAAAAAGCTATTGAGGGTATGACCGAATGCTGTAAAACTCTGGTCATTCCGGTAATCAGCGGTAATGTTTCCTTATATAATGAGTCGGAAAAGGGCTCGATTTACCCTACGCCGGTCGTTGCTGTTGTCGGGGTTTTGGGCAAAAACAGTAAGCCGGTTACAATGTCTTTTAAAGATAAGGGTGATATTATTTATCTGGCCGGAGATACTTCTAATGAAATTTGCGGTTCCGAATATTTAAAAACTGTC
The Candidatus Margulisiibacteriota bacterium genome window above contains:
- a CDS encoding sugar phosphate nucleotidyltransferase; the protein is MKGIVLAGGTGSRLFPLTKVTNKHLLPIGHEPMIYYPIKKILEAGISEILIVTGVEHMGAVVNLLGSGKDFNCRFTYKVQDEAGGIAQALGLAENFAGDDNVLVILGDNIFSGNLKQAAADFKNGATIFLQQVEDPQRFGVAIIENNNVVKIEEKPKNPKSNYAVTGLYIYDKQVFEYIKNLKRSQRGELEITDVNNAYLIAGNLHYQILDGFWTDAGTFESLYHANALVHKQNS
- the nadD gene encoding nicotinate (nicotinamide) nucleotide adenylyltransferase, which gives rise to MKNTILPTVIFGGSFDPVHSGHLFIAQKCLEFADTITFVPCWQNPFVENKPQASAEERMEMLRLATKHEPRFILSDIEYQRDGKSYTINTIEYFYDKYKQKPGLLLGADSFLTFENWKDPKKILKLAQVFVYSRPGISNESIESLLQNKLYKNANVNYIKEQTYNISSTQIKIYCFLKEDIHEFVPKPVAEYIQANKLYQMQEDLSVIQRD
- a CDS encoding sigma-70 family RNA polymerase sigma factor yields the protein MNKLNQELTNKITHDLIDYLVHHYSDAIFGAFKYKIDSLVKNYARKLPGFIKDSEYDDLHNIACMEFIQTIRAWDPTNNPVVWPFAYSRINGAMRDHIRYLTKADPSRLYNWITDAAYMYLAINKNKEEFSHKVEDGVTLSEAMKQLTSIEQRVVTLKSVNDLTLVDIGKKINLSESQVSRIYRGAIEKLKKILS
- the flhA gene encoding flagellar biosynthesis protein FlhA, giving the protein MDIAAFLKNFSWEEFNKKIPINDLAVAILVVMVLVIMVIPLPVFLLDVLLVLNISIGIVVLLVAIFLNKPLDFAAFPSILLVTTLFRLSLNVASTRLILSLGADFHGQVILAFANFVTHGNFVVGAVAFAIITIVQFMVITKGSERVAEVAARFTLDAMPGKQMSIDADLNSGLIDATEAKAKRQEIQKEATFFGSMDGANKFVRGDSIAGIIIVIVNIIGGIIIGRFQQGLEIGESLETFARLTIGDGLVAQIPALLMSISTGLVITKSASGESLGTDITQQILKKPTVFTFTGGILLMFALVPGLPTVPFMILAVAAMLAGYSLTKAASVKEETVSAQEEQAAKEAMKKPENLLGTLALDPIALKTGRNLVPLIDPSQNGPLLERITLVRYQIGQDLGFVIPGVRVMDDLSLPPNQYRIDIRGTKVGLGEGYTNAYYVKTTLATLREKGLDGEEVTDPVDGSRACWVNAEFGDRLQQLGLPVKTIVDYISEHFSEVIKRYADEIMTRQNVQALLELVKNSNAAIVRELVPDMLSLGQVHKVLQNLVRERISIRDLSTILERLADYAHVSRDTNLLAEYVRQSLSRQICGQYADAEDTITVVTFDPRLEETMISAIHQSEYGSFLALEPNTGERVLIQLKEPLRNFNKLQKSPIILCSPRLRPHLKRFIERNYPMFAVLSYNEIVPQIKVQSIGVINE
- the rfbB gene encoding dTDP-glucose 4,6-dehydratase; protein product: MNEKPNVLMVTGGAGFIGSNFVRQYIKKYPSDILINFDVLTYAGNLENLKEIENSENYHFIRADISDRNLLDRIFNGMIPDIPAPNQIVHFAAESHVDRSIQDCTPFIQTNIVGTQVLLDIIRKHWTGRDENCRFIHVSTDEVYGSLGKEGFFTEQSQIKPNSPYSASKASSDLLVRSYFKTYGLPLIITRCSNNYGPYQFPEKLIPLIINNILQKKELPVYGKGENIRDWLFVLDHCEAIDVVLKKGKVGQVYNIGGHNEWKNIDIVNYICELLNKKLNRDFDNTTLIKFVTDRPGHDLRYAIDATKIEEECGWVPKHRFEDGIEETVDWYLEHPDWLKKVTSGVYKEYYEKHYIADRNIRR
- the purL gene encoding phosphoribosylformylglycinamidine synthase subunit PurL, whose product is MKDIKVTPEIVKEHGLTPEEYERIKKLIGKEPNITELGMFSVLWSEHCSYKNSKPLLKMFPTKGPFVLQGPGENAGIIDIGDGVAVSFKIESHNHPSAIEPYQGAATGSGGIIRDIFAMGARPIACLDSLRFGDITRDQQSRHLFEYVVKGIGDYGNCVGIPTIAGEVYFEDSYEDNCLVNAMCVGIVQSGDKEISPLYGPIIKGVAKGTGNPIFYVGASTGRDGIHGATFASVELTEESTERKSSVQVGDPFQEKLLIEACLELLKTGCVVGLGDMGAAGLTSSLSEMATRGGHGVEIDVALVPQREKNMTPYEIMLSESQERMVVVVEKGKEKIAQDIFKKWDLYAVEMGHVTDDNKFRVLNNNEIAAEIPSTALTDDAPLYQRESKEPEYLKQTRAFDINKVPDIHPERAREVLLQLMGTPNIASKKWVYEQYDYMVQTNTEVLPGYADAAVLNIKDINKKLAVKTDGNGRYCYLDPFEGGKIAVAESARNVVCTGAVPAALTNCLNFGNPEKPESFWQLKKAIEGMTECCKTLVIPVISGNVSLYNESEKGSIYPTPVVAVVGVLGKNSKPVTMSFKDKGDIIYLAGDTSNEICGSEYLKTVHKTISGIPPHLDVNKEKQLQQKTLEAISKNLIHSAHDLADGGLAVALAECMLEHKKGAVVELSRSKGLRIDSLLFGESQSRIIFSVEPKNTAQFEKVFENFLLTKIGKVTAEYELSIQVEKEKIIEL